One Sphingomonas sp. FARSPH DNA segment encodes these proteins:
- a CDS encoding type IV secretion system protein VirB3 gives MDGLDRDLLFTGLTRPQMLFGVTYGFAIANAILTTELFLAFKSAWVLVAAVAVHVVGVAACLRDPRIFDLWLVKVQRCPRVKNYRLWRCNSYRP, from the coding sequence ATGGACGGCCTTGACCGAGATTTGCTGTTCACCGGCCTGACGCGTCCGCAGATGCTGTTCGGCGTCACCTACGGCTTTGCCATCGCCAACGCGATCCTGACCACCGAGCTGTTCCTCGCTTTCAAGTCCGCGTGGGTGCTTGTCGCGGCGGTCGCGGTGCACGTTGTCGGTGTAGCGGCGTGCCTGCGCGACCCGCGCATCTTCGACCTGTGGCTGGTCAAGGTGCAGCGCTGTCCGCGCGTCAAGAATTACCGGCTGTGGCGCTGCAACTCGTACCGCCCGTAG
- a CDS encoding TrbC/VirB2 family protein: MSLLVWPKVALAQDSFSDPAGSGPIVGAMQWLQHTLLGTVATVVAIIAVASVGFLMLTGRMSWRYGATVILGCFILFGAASIVGGIQASAGGGL; this comes from the coding sequence ATGTCCCTGCTTGTCTGGCCAAAGGTCGCGCTGGCGCAGGACAGTTTCTCCGATCCCGCCGGCTCCGGCCCCATCGTCGGTGCGATGCAGTGGTTGCAGCATACGTTGCTCGGCACGGTGGCGACGGTGGTGGCCATCATCGCGGTTGCGTCGGTCGGTTTCCTGATGCTCACGGGCCGGATGAGCTGGCGCTACGGCGCGACAGTCATTCTTGGTTGCTTCATCCTGTTCGGGGCGGCGAGCATCGTCGGTGGAATCCAGGCATCGGCTGGCGGCGGCCTTTGA
- a CDS encoding VirB4 family type IV secretion/conjugal transfer ATPase, with protein MALQLVPPVGRPEDWPREAAAGSHLPYRAAIDPYTLMLRDGRLMQVVALDGLLFETAETSEINYRKGLRDAMLQAIGSSRFALYHHVVRRRVDIASAGRFADPFSARVHAAWQRRLANKQLFVNELFLCLIRRPAQGRGGVADRLANLFGRISVEGRATALAEERRALEAATDAMLAALGAYDPRRLGEYPHAGGTASEILDYLAMLYGGAPRSVQRPEGDIGQALPDRRISFGAETVELGNSGDGRRSFVGMVGIKEYPGATGPGMLDELMRLPIELTVTQSFGFVDRQAALGKVNLTLRRMRAADDEALSLRGELAGARDDLAAGRAAFGEHHLTVAVRGDTPDAVDANVAEVQAALTDLGIIAVREDMALEPAFWAQFPGNFRYIPRRGMVASRNFAGLASLHNFPVGSAAGNHWGEAVTVLETTAAGPYHFNFHHGDLGNFTVIGPSGSGKTVVLNFLLAQARRFDPRIVFFDKDRGAELFLRAIGGRYDVLRAGEPAGLNPLLLDDTPENRRFLIEWLGLLVAEPGRPLDVEDLARIKEAVDANMEAPRAYRRLGHFAQLLRGGHRPRAGDLAARLAPWWGSGEHAWLFDNAEDLTDLSQRVVGFDMTRILDTPVVRTPAMLYLFHRVEERLDGSPTIIVVDEGWKALDDEAFTARIRDWEKTIRKRNGIVGFATQSAEDALSSRIASAIVEQAATQIFMANPKAQARDYVDGFGLTNHEYDLVRGLPDNARAFLIKHGNESVVARLDLSGEADLLTILSGRERTVRLLDAIRAETGDDPQAWLPRLLEAAR; from the coding sequence GTGGCGCTGCAACTCGTACCGCCCGTAGGGCGTCCCGAGGATTGGCCGCGCGAGGCGGCGGCAGGATCGCATCTGCCGTATCGCGCGGCAATCGACCCCTACACGCTGATGCTGCGCGACGGACGGCTGATGCAGGTCGTGGCACTGGACGGTCTGTTGTTCGAGACTGCCGAGACGAGCGAGATCAACTATCGCAAGGGTCTGCGCGATGCGATGCTGCAGGCGATCGGATCGTCACGCTTCGCGCTTTACCATCATGTCGTGCGGCGGCGGGTGGATATCGCGAGCGCTGGTCGTTTTGCCGATCCGTTCAGCGCGCGCGTCCATGCCGCCTGGCAGCGGCGGCTGGCCAATAAGCAGCTTTTCGTCAACGAACTGTTCCTGTGCCTCATTCGCCGGCCTGCGCAGGGCAGGGGTGGCGTCGCCGACCGGCTGGCGAACCTGTTCGGCCGCATCTCGGTCGAGGGCCGTGCGACTGCGCTTGCCGAGGAGCGCCGGGCGCTTGAGGCCGCGACCGACGCAATGCTCGCCGCGCTTGGCGCTTATGACCCGCGGCGGCTCGGCGAGTATCCCCACGCCGGCGGGACGGCATCCGAAATCCTCGACTATCTCGCGATGCTCTACGGCGGAGCGCCGCGCTCGGTGCAGCGGCCCGAGGGCGACATCGGTCAGGCGCTGCCCGACCGGCGCATCAGCTTTGGCGCCGAGACGGTCGAACTAGGCAACAGCGGCGATGGCCGGCGCAGCTTCGTAGGGATGGTCGGGATCAAGGAATATCCGGGCGCTACAGGCCCCGGTATGCTCGACGAGTTGATGCGCTTGCCGATCGAGCTGACGGTCACACAGAGCTTCGGTTTCGTCGACCGGCAGGCGGCGCTCGGCAAGGTCAATCTGACGCTGCGCCGGATGCGCGCGGCGGATGACGAGGCGCTGTCTCTGCGCGGCGAACTCGCCGGCGCGCGCGACGATCTAGCCGCTGGCCGCGCAGCGTTCGGAGAGCATCATCTGACGGTCGCAGTGCGCGGTGATACGCCCGACGCGGTCGATGCGAACGTCGCCGAGGTGCAGGCGGCGCTGACCGACCTCGGCATCATCGCGGTGCGCGAGGATATGGCGCTGGAGCCGGCCTTCTGGGCGCAATTTCCTGGCAACTTCCGCTACATCCCGCGACGCGGCATGGTCGCCAGCCGCAATTTCGCCGGGCTCGCCAGCCTGCACAACTTTCCGGTCGGCAGTGCCGCGGGCAATCACTGGGGCGAGGCGGTTACCGTGTTGGAGACGACCGCGGCTGGCCCCTATCATTTCAACTTCCACCATGGCGACCTCGGCAACTTCACCGTCATCGGCCCGTCGGGTTCGGGCAAGACCGTGGTGCTCAACTTCCTCCTCGCCCAGGCGCGCCGCTTCGATCCGCGCATCGTCTTCTTCGACAAGGATCGCGGCGCCGAGCTGTTCCTGCGCGCGATCGGCGGGCGCTACGACGTGCTGCGGGCTGGCGAACCCGCCGGGCTCAATCCGCTGCTGCTTGACGACACGCCGGAGAACCGGCGCTTCCTAATCGAATGGCTCGGCCTGCTGGTCGCCGAACCCGGCCGGCCGCTCGACGTCGAGGATCTCGCCCGGATCAAGGAAGCGGTCGATGCCAATATGGAGGCGCCGCGCGCCTATCGCCGGCTCGGCCATTTCGCGCAGCTGCTGCGCGGCGGGCATCGTCCCCGTGCGGGCGACCTCGCCGCGCGGCTTGCGCCCTGGTGGGGCAGCGGCGAACATGCCTGGCTGTTCGACAATGCGGAGGACCTGACCGACCTGTCGCAGCGCGTCGTCGGCTTCGACATGACGCGCATCCTCGATACGCCGGTCGTGCGCACGCCGGCGATGCTGTATCTGTTCCACCGCGTCGAGGAGCGGCTTGATGGCAGCCCGACGATCATCGTCGTCGACGAGGGCTGGAAGGCGCTCGACGACGAGGCATTCACCGCCCGCATCCGCGATTGGGAAAAGACGATCCGCAAGCGCAACGGTATCGTCGGCTTCGCGACGCAGAGCGCCGAGGATGCGCTGTCGAGCCGGATCGCCTCGGCGATCGTCGAACAGGCCGCGACGCAGATCTTCATGGCCAATCCCAAGGCCCAGGCGCGCGACTATGTCGACGGCTTCGGGCTGACCAACCACGAATATGATCTCGTCCGCGGACTGCCCGACAATGCCCGGGCTTTTCTGATCAAACATGGCAACGAAAGCGTCGTCGCACGGCTCGACCTGTCGGGCGAGGCGGATCTTCTCACCATATTGTCGGGCCGTGAGCGCACGGTGCGGCTGCTCGACGCGATCCGCGCCGAGACGGGCGACGATCCGCAGGCCTGGCTGCCGCGGCTGCTCGAGGCGGCGCGGTGA
- a CDS encoding TrbC/VirB2 family protein, with amino-acid sequence MAANWVEHMLTGSLALAVATIAVAMLGLAVMSGRVTTRRGLEVVLGIFLIFGAPVISAGLLRARPVEVGPAAPSLPRPGAVTTAPPRASVYDPYAGASVPSMQMRSGDLAPMQ; translated from the coding sequence GTGGCAGCCAATTGGGTCGAGCACATGTTGACCGGCTCGCTCGCATTGGCCGTAGCCACAATTGCCGTGGCAATGCTCGGGCTGGCTGTGATGAGCGGACGCGTTACCACGCGCCGCGGGCTGGAGGTAGTGCTGGGCATCTTCCTGATTTTCGGGGCGCCCGTGATCAGTGCCGGGTTGCTGCGGGCGCGTCCGGTTGAAGTCGGTCCAGCAGCGCCAAGCCTGCCTCGGCCAGGAGCGGTAACGACTGCGCCGCCGCGCGCGTCCGTTTATGATCCTTATGCCGGCGCATCGGTGCCGTCGATGCAAATGCGATCCGGTGACCTCGCGCCAATGCAGTGA